In Paraburkholderia terrae, the DNA window AGAACGCGGCGCACACGGCGGAAATATCCGAGTCGAAGCGCTTCGAAATCTTGTACGTGCGGAACTGGAAGTGCTTGCGAGCCTCGTTGCGCGCGGGCACCTTCAGACCGACGACGAACTCGTGTTCGGCCATATCCTTCTTCTGATACGCGAGGTACAGGTCTTCGAGCGCCAGTTCGCGTTCGATCTCGCCGCCGCGCAGCACCACGCGCGCGCCCAGCGCGATGAGGCCCGGCATCGAATCGCCGATGGGCGAACCGTTCGCGACATTGCCGCCGATCGTGCCCGCGTTACGGATTGGGAGCGACGCGAAGCGCTGCCACATTTCGGTGAGTTCGGGATACTGCTTCGCCAGTTCGGCGTACGCGCGCTCGACCGTGACGCCCGCGCCGATCTCGATCCAGTCGTCCGTCACGTTGAGCTTCTGCATTTCCGCAATCTGACCGACGTACACGATGTGGCCGAGGTCGCGCATCATCTTCGTGACCCAAAGGCCGATGTCGGTGCTGCCGGCGAGAATGCGTGTGGTGGGCGCGTCAGCCTTGATCTTCGCGAGCGCGGCGACGGTGCGCGGCGCGTCGAACTGCTGGCCGTTGCGTTCGTAGTGGAAGGTTTCGCCGCGTTCGAGCGTGGCGAGCTTGTCGGCGAGCGCCTTGACGTCGACGGGTGCTTTCGGTGCGGGCAACTCGAACATGCGCTCGGCCGCTTCGATGATCGGGCGATAGCCGGTGCAGCGGCACAGGTTGCCCGTCAGCGCGTTGGCGATATCGGCGCGGTTCGGCACGGTCTTGTTCGCGCACGAATGCTCGTGGCCGTGCTTCTCATACATCGACCACATCGACATCACGAAACCCGGCGTGCAGAACCCGCATTGCGAGCCGTGACACTCGACCATTGCTTCCTGCACGGGATGCAGGCTGCCGTCTGGCTGGCGCAGGTCTTCGACGGTGAAAAGCGCCTTGCCATCGAGCGTCGGCAGAAACTGGATACAGGCGTTGACCGCCTTGAAGCTGACGCCGCCCGCGTCGTTGCGCTCGCCGATCACGACGGTACAGGCGCCGCAGTCGCCTTCCGCGCAGCCTTCCTTGGTGCCCGTGCAGCGCGCGTCTTCGCGCAGGTATTGAAGGACGGTGCGGGTGACGGGTGCGTCGGTGATCTCACGGATCGCGTTGCGATGGTAGAAGCGGATCGGCTGGCTCATGTCTCGTGCTCGTTTCGGTTGTTCGCGTCCGCGTGGGGCGTGCGGACGGTGCGGCTGATGGTTCGAAAAGTAGCATCATCAATATTCACAACCCATAGGTCCGATCGCATGGAGGACATATAGCTGGAGCGATAAATTGAGACGGCGGCGGGAGGCTGGGCTTATATCTGAATGTCTGTTTAGTTGTATTTTTATTAAATATGGCTTAAATCGGACACAGAATGCTGAAGCTGTGTTGTCGGAAAGCGTGTCTGAACGCCAGAAAAATTGACGGAAAACCGTCAAATGCCCGTTTCAGCCCGTTGTTCAGACCAGAAAATTATTAAGCAAATCCTGCAAGTGAATCGGTTCCATGGGAAAATCACGGCTTCCCGCCAAATTCAAGTCTCGTTTTCCCCATGTCCGCCGACTCCGCTACACCGCGCAGCGAATTTGCGACCACTTTGCAGATCATTCCGGTCGTTTTTTTCACCTTTCTTTGTTACCTGACGATCGGTATTCCGCTCGCGGTGCTGCCGGGTTACGTCCACGACGATCTTGGCTACAGCGCCGTGATCGCGGGCCTGGCGATCAGCGTGCAGTACTTCGCGACGCTTGCTTCGCGTCCGCTTGCTGGACGTTCCGCGGATACGCTCGGGCCGAAGAAGACGGTGACGATTGGTCTGATCGGCTGCGGGGTGAGCGGCGTGCTGTTGCTGCTGGCCGTGCTGCTTGGCCGGTGGCCGACGTTGAGTCTCAGTCTTTTGGTGCTGAGCCGGCTCGTGCTGGGCTTTGGCGAAAGCCTGTGCGGCACGGGGGCAATCCTGTGGGGTATTGGGCGGGTCGGCACGACGAACAATGCGCGGGTGATCTCGTGGAACGGCATCGCGACGTATGGCGCGCTCGCGATTGGGGCGCCGCTGGGCGTCGCGATTGCGCATAGCGTGGGGTTTTTTGCGCTTGGGGTTGTGGTGATTGTGCTGGCGGCGCTGGGTTTCTATCTGGCACGCCCGATTGCCGCTGTGCCCGTTGTGCATGGTGAGCGGATGTCGTATCGCAGTGTGTTTACTCGTGTGCTGCCGCACGGGATCGGGCTTGCGCTTGGGTCGGCCGGGTTTGGGTCAATCGCGACGTTCATCACGCTGTTTTATGCGGCGAATCATTGGCCGAATGCGGCGTTGTCGTTGACCGTGTTTGGCACGCTGTTTATCGGTGCGCGGTTGCTGTTTGCCAATACGATCAAGACGTATGGCGGTTTTCGCGTCGCGATTGCTTCGTTTTCTTTTGAGTGCGTTGGGCTGTTGTTGCTGTGGCTTGCGCCGGAGCCGCATGTTGCGCTTGCGGGTGCTGCGTTGACCGGGTTCGGGTTTGCCTTGGTGTTTCCGGCGCTCGGCGTCGAGGCGGTTGGGCTTGTGCCGCCCGCTAGCCGGGGCGCGGCGTTGTCGGCTTACTCAGTTTTTCTCGATCTGTCGTTGGGGATTACGGGGCCGCTGGCCGGGTATGTTGCTGGTGAGTTTGGATATGGGTCAGTGTTCCTCTTCGCGGCTGTTGCCGCCGCGGCGGCTGTTGCGCTGTCTACCATGCTTTATTTGCGCAATGCGCGGACGCCGAATGCGCCTGCGGCGGCTTGAGGTTGGCGCTTGCAGCGGGCGTTTAGGTTTTAGGTTTGTGCCTTTGGTGCGGTAGCGGTTTGGTTGTTTTTGGGTTTGCCGCTGGCATATGCGGGTTGTCTTCTTGGCGCGGCCGGGTTGGTTTGCTTTTGTTTTCGCTGGCATCCGCGCTCTGCCTTCGTGCTTCACGCGTCGCCCCTGTGCGGGGCGACGCTTGAAGCACGCTAACAACTCGCGGATGCCAGCGCAAAGGCAAACACACCGACCGGCAACGCCTGAACCACGAAGACAAACCGCGGACGCCAGCAAAAACACAAAGCAACCCACCCAGCGTCGCAGACAAAAAAACCTCAATCCCTACCAGCCAGCGCCCGCTCAAGCGCCGCCACACCAGCTGGCAAATCCACCCCAACCCCGAGCTCAACCATAGTCCGCCCAAACGCATGCAGCGTACGAAAGAGGTTATGAGCGCGCGCCTGCTCGCCCATCTGCCCGATCCGCACAATAGGCAACCCAAAAGACCCCGAAATCTCAACCTGATGAAACCGCGAGATATGCGCGCAAATATCCGCCGGCGTCAGCCCGGCCTTCTGCCCGATGGGCACCTCAATCCCAACAACAGAATTCAACCGGCACTCAGCCGGCGCATATAAGGCCAAACCCATCGCACTGATCCCCGCCTGCAACGCAAGCGAGCACTTCAAATGCCTGGCAAAACGCTTCTCCAGCGTCTCCGCGCAAACAAGCCGCAACGCCTCGTGCAGCGCAAGCACGCCCGACACAGGCGCCGTGTAGTGATACCCCGCGTTGTGCCAGAAATTCTCCGCCAGCGACGCATCCAGACACCAATGCGCACTAGCATGCGGACGTCCCTTCACCCGCTCCCACGCCGCATCCGAAAACGCGATCAGCGAAACACCCGGAATCGACGACAACCCCTTCTGCCCGCCCGTGATCACAGCGTCGATACCCCACGCGTCCATTTCAAGCGGCATCGTCGACAGCGTGCAGACGGCATCGACGACAACCAGCGCGCCCGCCTGCTTTGCCAGCGCCGCAATATCCTTCAGGTGGTAATTCCAGACGGTGTTCGACGTCTCGCCCTGCACGATCGTCACGATCTCCGGCCGCGTGCGCCGGATCGCTTCCTCGACCTGCTCGAGCGTCGCGACCGCACGATCGCCAACTTCCAGCAGCGAGACCTCGGCGCCAACGCGCCGGCCCATCTCCGCCATCCGCGCGCTGAAAAAGCCGTTCTTGATGCTCAACACCCGGGTGCCCTGCCACGCGAGATTGGAGATCGCCATCTCCATCGCCGCCGAGCCCGGCCCCGCCACGCCCAGCACCCACTTCGAGTTCGTCTGGAACACGTAGCGCGCCATCGTCTTCACCTGTCCAACCACCTTCGCCATCGTGTTGCCCAGATGGTTGATGACGATCGCATTGGCCTTAGCGACGGCGGCGGGAATCGGCACGGGGCCGGCGCCCATCATCAGAAGTGGCTCTTCGGGAAGAATCGCGTCGAGCGATTCGACTTCAGGACAGGGAACGACGTTGGACGTTGTAATGGTCATGATCGGAACGCATGGAACGGGGAACGGGAACAGGAAAACGGCCCGCCGCGCGCAGCAACACCTGCGGGCGGCGGGCCGTCTTTCGATCATTCACCCATATGTCCGATTGCGCAAGAGATGCATCCCGGTCTTTGCCTGCCGGATTGTCACTTGACCTCTTTGCGTTGAATGCTCTTGCCCGTCTCCTTGGTGTAGCGCTCGACGTATTCCTCCGTGAGCTTGCGGATCGCGCGCCCGATCTTGCGATAGTCGGACTCGTTGAGATTCGCCAGCGACACGCGCCCCGAAGGATGCTTGGTGCCGAAGCCCATCCCCGGCAGCAACACGACCCGCGCATCGGTTGCCAGACGGAACAGCAGCTCCGACGCCTCAGTGTGCTTGAGCAGCCAGTCGACGAACTCGCGGCCATACGCGCGCTCGCCGAAGTACTCCATGTCGATGATCGTGTAGTAGTCGACCTGGTTCGCGTCCTTCTCGTCGAACGCGATGCCGATTTCCTCGAACAGCGCGCGCTTGCGATTGCGGATCAGGCGCTTCAGCGCGTTCTTGTACGCATCCGGCGTGTCCATCAGCGAGAACAGCGAGAAGAGCACCATCTGCACCTGTTGCGGCGTCGACAGGCCCGCCGTGTGATTCAGCGCGACGGTGCGGCTGTCGGCGACCAGCCGGTCGATAAACTTCAGCTTTTCCGGCTCCGTCGTGATCGACTCGTAGCGATGGTGCAGGATCTTCTTCGCGTCCTTCGGCAGCTCGGCAATCAGCTTGTCGAGGATGTTGTCCTTATGCGTCGCGATCGCGCCGAGACGCCAGCCCGTCGCGCCGAAATACTTCGAGTACGAGTACACGAGAATCGTGTTCTTGGGCGCGAGCGCAAACAGCGATACGAAGTCGTCGGCGAAGGTGCCGTACACGTCGTCCGTTAGCAGGATCAGGTCGGGGCGTTCCTTGACGATCTCCGCAATGTATTCGAGGCTCTCGTCGCTGATCTTCACGGAAGGCGGATTGCTCGGGTTCACAAGGAAGAACGCCTTCACCTTCGGATCGCGCAGCTTGTCGAGCTCGGCCTTCGAGTACTGCCAGTTGTTCTCGACATCGGCATCCAGATTGACCACATTCAGCTCGTAGTCGTTGAGCGTCGGAATCTCGATGTACGGCGTGAAGATCGGGCGGCCGAGCGCGATGGTGTCGCCCGCCTTGATCAAATGGTTCTGCTTCATCGTGTTGAAGATGTACGTCATCGCGGCCGTACCGCCTTCGACGGCAAAGATGTCGAACTCGCCGACGAACGGATACTTGCCGATCATCTCGC includes these proteins:
- the xdhA gene encoding xanthine dehydrogenase small subunit codes for the protein MSQPIRFYHRNAIREITDAPVTRTVLQYLREDARCTGTKEGCAEGDCGACTVVIGERNDAGGVSFKAVNACIQFLPTLDGKALFTVEDLRQPDGSLHPVQEAMVECHGSQCGFCTPGFVMSMWSMYEKHGHEHSCANKTVPNRADIANALTGNLCRCTGYRPIIEAAERMFELPAPKAPVDVKALADKLATLERGETFHYERNGQQFDAPRTVAALAKIKADAPTTRILAGSTDIGLWVTKMMRDLGHIVYVGQIAEMQKLNVTDDWIEIGAGVTVERAYAELAKQYPELTEMWQRFASLPIRNAGTIGGNVANGSPIGDSMPGLIALGARVVLRGGEIERELALEDLYLAYQKKDMAEHEFVVGLKVPARNEARKHFQFRTYKISKRFDSDISAVCAAFSFIADGETIREPRIAFGGMAATPKRAAHAEAALADNEWHEATAQIAMLALAKDYQPLSDMRATSDYRLEAATNTLYRFWLETRPNNPLQKSALDVRAVLAAGAAA
- a CDS encoding MFS transporter, yielding MSADSATPRSEFATTLQIIPVVFFTFLCYLTIGIPLAVLPGYVHDDLGYSAVIAGLAISVQYFATLASRPLAGRSADTLGPKKTVTIGLIGCGVSGVLLLLAVLLGRWPTLSLSLLVLSRLVLGFGESLCGTGAILWGIGRVGTTNNARVISWNGIATYGALAIGAPLGVAIAHSVGFFALGVVVIVLAALGFYLARPIAAVPVVHGERMSYRSVFTRVLPHGIGLALGSAGFGSIATFITLFYAANHWPNAALSLTVFGTLFIGARLLFANTIKTYGGFRVAIASFSFECVGLLLLWLAPEPHVALAGAALTGFGFALVFPALGVEAVGLVPPASRGAALSAYSVFLDLSLGITGPLAGYVAGEFGYGSVFLFAAVAAAAAVALSTMLYLRNARTPNAPAAA
- a CDS encoding pyridoxal-phosphate-dependent aminotransferase family protein, whose product is MTITTSNVVPCPEVESLDAILPEEPLLMMGAGPVPIPAAVAKANAIVINHLGNTMAKVVGQVKTMARYVFQTNSKWVLGVAGPGSAAMEMAISNLAWQGTRVLSIKNGFFSARMAEMGRRVGAEVSLLEVGDRAVATLEQVEEAIRRTRPEIVTIVQGETSNTVWNYHLKDIAALAKQAGALVVVDAVCTLSTMPLEMDAWGIDAVITGGQKGLSSIPGVSLIAFSDAAWERVKGRPHASAHWCLDASLAENFWHNAGYHYTAPVSGVLALHEALRLVCAETLEKRFARHLKCSLALQAGISAMGLALYAPAECRLNSVVGIEVPIGQKAGLTPADICAHISRFHQVEISGSFGLPIVRIGQMGEQARAHNLFRTLHAFGRTMVELGVGVDLPAGVAALERALAGRD
- a CDS encoding bifunctional aspartate transaminase/aspartate 4-decarboxylase, which encodes MAKDNKSKEQAAMQALSPFELKDELIKAAGGGAVERPANASMLNAGRGNPNFLATIPRHGFWQLGLFAMRESERSFAYMPEGVGGFPKREGLAERFELFLRENKGLPGIEFLAGAVSYVRDQLGLSGTDFLYEMCEGILASNYPVPDRMLKLSEVIVGQYLRREMIGKYPFVGEFDIFAVEGGTAAMTYIFNTMKQNHLIKAGDTIALGRPIFTPYIEIPTLNDYELNVVNLDADVENNWQYSKAELDKLRDPKVKAFFLVNPSNPPSVKISDESLEYIAEIVKERPDLILLTDDVYGTFADDFVSLFALAPKNTILVYSYSKYFGATGWRLGAIATHKDNILDKLIAELPKDAKKILHHRYESITTEPEKLKFIDRLVADSRTVALNHTAGLSTPQQVQMVLFSLFSLMDTPDAYKNALKRLIRNRKRALFEEIGIAFDEKDANQVDYYTIIDMEYFGERAYGREFVDWLLKHTEASELLFRLATDARVVLLPGMGFGTKHPSGRVSLANLNESDYRKIGRAIRKLTEEYVERYTKETGKSIQRKEVK